A genomic window from Diospyros lotus cultivar Yz01 chromosome 2, ASM1463336v1, whole genome shotgun sequence includes:
- the LOC127795402 gene encoding uncharacterized protein LOC127795402, whose translation MEKESSGAAKAKKLGNIVKIVLVMLRKGLSESKVIADLSVLLKRSKVAGKAISDLMLHHHYSAFSCRSDDVRLSFVSPREYEFSCSNTPIYLSKRKNHHRVDYISAAIHNVFVDEGSPAMALPGFGMSPVVRQLRITDSPFPLKDGDEEDDDAQVDKAAEEFISKFYRDLRRQTRMAALESPSPYHIWAT comes from the coding sequence ATGGAGAAGGAATCAAGCGGAGCGGCAAAAGCCAAGAAACTGGGGAACATAGTGAAGATAGTTCTGGTAATGTTGAGGAAAGGCCTGTCAGAGAGCAAGGTAATAGCCGATCTCAGCGTGCTGTTAAAACGCAGCAAGGTCGCCGGAAAAGCCATCAGCGACCTCATGCTCCACCACCACTACTCCGCCTTCAGCTGCCGCTCCGACGACGTCCGCCTCTCCTTCGTCTCGCCCCGAGAGTACGAATTCAGCTGCAGCAACACCCCGATTTATCTCTCCAAGCGCAAAAACCACCACCGCGTCGATTACATAAGCGCCGCCATCCACAATGTGTTTGTTGATGAAGGGTCGCCGGCGATGGCGCTGCCGGGGTTCGGAATGAGCCCGGTGGTGCGGCAGCTGAGGATTACAGACTCGCCGTTCCCATTGAAAGATGGAGAtgaggaagatgatgatgcccAAGTGGACAAGGCTGCTGAAGAGTTCATCAGCAAGTTTTACAGAGATTTGAGGCGCCAAACGAGGATGGCTGCCCTTGAGTCTCCGTCGCCATACCATATATGGGCTACCTAG
- the LOC127794975 gene encoding golgin candidate 1 isoform X2, which translates to MASWLKAAEDLFEVVDRKAKLAAGEKTDEQSNLPLPASNGQGSQAKRTRSKAKANKRRFSDENPKGIDTLFEQNGSEASQLAVLPDKDRVTLSVENDGISASNSNAQTSNKELGNVEKSGFISGSPLSESILNEEVKHDAVHEEAPAAVTSVETIALTFNGEPNNEDSSDISKGISSSQDDAKGVEVGHEGPPVDSGEKIKAEDAGTPTKTEEEGSQPVTVGALDKVDMKMKDVDLKVEPHSSQKEQVHRAVSSPRKVQDQLDEAQGLLKTAISTGQSKEARLARVCAGLSSRLQEYKSENAQLEELLVAERELSKSYEVRMKQLQKDISAAKSEVTKVESNMSEALAAKNSEIEALVSSMDALKKQAALSEGNLASLQANMESIMRNRELTETRMMQALREELASAERRAEEERAAHNATKMAAMEREVDLEHRAMEASTALARIQRTADERTAKVAELEQKVVLLEVECTSLNQELQDMEDRARRGQKKSSEEPHQMIQAWQEEVERARQGQRDAESKLSSLEAEVQKMRVEMAAMKRDSEHYSRQEHMELEKRYRELTDLLYYKQTQLEAMASEKAAAEFQLEKEMKRLQEVQVEAERSRFSRRASSSWEEDTDMKALEPLPLHHRHMVGASIQLQKAAKLLDSGAVRATRFLWRYPTARLLLLFYLVFVHLFLMYLLHRLQEQADSFASREVAESMGLGNQALP; encoded by the exons ATGGCTTCGTGGCTCAAAGCCGCCGAAG ATTTATTTGAAGTTGTAGACCGGAAAGCAAAGCTTGCTGCAGGTGAGAAGACAGATGAGCAGTCAAATCTTCCACTGCCAG CTTCTAATGGACAAGGATCCCAAGCAAAGAGGACAAGGTCAAAGGCCAAG GCTAATAAGAGACGTTTCTCTGATGAAAATCCTAAAGGAATTGATACCTTATTTGAGCAAAACGGCTCAGAAGCATCACAATTAGCTGTGCTACCTGATAAAGATAGGGTAACTTTGTCAGTTGAAAATGATGGGATTAGTGCAAGTAATTCCAATGCACAAACAAGTAACAAAGAGCTAGGCAATGTTGAGAAAAGTGGCTTCATATCTGGCAGTCCTTTATCTGAGTCAATCTTAAATGAAGAGGTGAAACATGATGCTGTTCATGAGGAAGCACCAGCTGCTGTAACCAGTGTAGAAACAATTGCTTTAACTTTCAATGGTGAGCCTAACAATGAGGATTCTTCTGATATTTCCAAAGGGATTTCCTCCTCTCAAGATGATGCGAAAGGTGTTGAGGTAGGACATGAAGGTCCACCAGTTGATTCTGGTGAAAAAATCAAGGCTGAAGATGCAGGTACTCCAACAAAAACTGAAGAAGAAGGATCTCAACCTGTTACTGTGGGTGCACTGGACAAAGTTGATATGAAAATGAAAGATGTTGATCTCAAGGTGGAACCTCATTCTAGTCAGAAGGAGCAAGTGCATAGAGCTGTTTCTTCTCCTAGAAAAGTACAAGACCAACTTGATGAG GCTCAAGGACTACTTAAAACTGCAATATCTACTGGTCAGTCGAAAGAGGCAAGGTTAGCTCGG GTTTGTGCTGGACTTTCTTCACGTCTTCAAGAGTACAAATCTGAAAATGCACAGTTAGAGGAGCTTCTCGTTGCAGAG AGAGAGCTCAGTAAATCCTATGAAGTTCGCATGAAGCAGCTACAGAAAGATATATCTGCAGCCAAAAGTGAAGTAACCAAAGTGGAGTCAAATATGTCTGAAGCTTTGGCTGCAAAGAACTCTGAAATTGAGGCACTTGTCAGTTCTATGGATGCACTTAAAAAGCAGGCTGCTTTATCAGAAGGAAATCTGGCATCACTGCAG GCAAACATGGAGTCAATAATGAGAAATAGGGAGCTGACTGAAACAAGGATGATGCAA GCTCTAAGGGAGGAGTTGGCTTCTGCAGAACGCAGAGCGGAAGAAGAGCGTGCTGCACATAATGCAACAAAAATG GCTGCCATGGAGAGGGAGGTAGACTTGGAGCACCGAGCTATGGAGGCATCCACTGCTCTAGCTAGGATCCAG AGAACAGCAGATGAAAGAACAGCGAAGGTGGCAGAACTTGAGCAGAAAGTGGTGCTGCTTGAG GTTGAATGCACATCCTTAAATCAAGAGCTGCAAGATATGGAAGACCGTGCTCGTCGTGGACAAAAGAAGTCTTCTGAAGAGCCTCATCAAATGATTCAG GCATGGCAGGAAGAAGTGGAACGAGCCCGGCAAGGTCAGAGAGATGCTGAGAGCAAGCTCTCTTCTTTAGAG GCTGAAGTGCAAAAAATGAGAGTTGAAATGGCTGCCATGAAGAGAGATTCTGAGCATTATTCACGTCAA GAGCATATGGAGCTGGAGAAACGATACCGGGAACTAACTGATCTGTTG TATTATAAGCAAACACAATTGGAAGCCATGGCTAGTGAAAAAGCTGCTGCAGAATTTCAGTTAGAGAAAGAGATGAAACGCCTTCAAGAAGTTCAG GTAGAAGCAGAGAGAAGCAGATTTTCTCGTCGAGCATCATCTTCTTGGGAAGAAGACACCGACATGAAAGCACTTGA GCCTCTACCCTTGCATCACCGCCATATGGTTGGGGCGAGCATACAG TTGCAGAAGGCAGCAAAACTTTTAGATTCTGGAGCTGTCAGGGCCACTAGATTTTTGTGGCGATATCCAACTGCTCGACTCCTACTACTTTTCTATTTG GTATTTGTGCATCTTTTCCTGATGTATCTGCTACACCGACTTCAG GAGCAAGCTGATTCTTTTGCCTCTAGAGAAGTTGCGGAATCCATGGGACTTGGCAACCAAGCTTTGCCGTGA
- the LOC127794975 gene encoding golgin candidate 1 isoform X1, giving the protein MASWLKAAEDLFEVVDRKAKLAAGEKTDEQSNLPLPASNGQGSQAKRTRSKAKANKRRFSDENPKGIDTLFEQNGSEASQLAVLPDKDRVTLSVENDGISASNSNAQTSNKELGNVEKSGFISGSPLSESILNEEVKHDAVHEEAPAAVTSVETIALTFNGEPNNEDSSDISKGISSSQDDAKGVEVGHEGPPVDSGEKIKAEDAGTPTKTEEEGSQPVTVGALDKVDMKMKDVDLKVEPHSSQKEQVHRAVSSPRKVQDQLDEAQGLLKTAISTGQSKEARLARVCAGLSSRLQEYKSENAQLEELLVAERELSKSYEVRMKQLQKDISAAKSEVTKVESNMSEALAAKNSEIEALVSSMDALKKQAALSEGNLASLQANMESIMRNRELTETRMMQALREELASAERRAEEERAAHNATKMAAMEREVDLEHRAMEASTALARIQRTADERTAKVAELEQKVVLLEVECTSLNQELQDMEDRARRGQKKSSEEPHQMIQMQAWQEEVERARQGQRDAESKLSSLEAEVQKMRVEMAAMKRDSEHYSRQEHMELEKRYRELTDLLYYKQTQLEAMASEKAAAEFQLEKEMKRLQEVQVEAERSRFSRRASSSWEEDTDMKALEPLPLHHRHMVGASIQLQKAAKLLDSGAVRATRFLWRYPTARLLLLFYLVFVHLFLMYLLHRLQEQADSFASREVAESMGLGNQALP; this is encoded by the exons ATGGCTTCGTGGCTCAAAGCCGCCGAAG ATTTATTTGAAGTTGTAGACCGGAAAGCAAAGCTTGCTGCAGGTGAGAAGACAGATGAGCAGTCAAATCTTCCACTGCCAG CTTCTAATGGACAAGGATCCCAAGCAAAGAGGACAAGGTCAAAGGCCAAG GCTAATAAGAGACGTTTCTCTGATGAAAATCCTAAAGGAATTGATACCTTATTTGAGCAAAACGGCTCAGAAGCATCACAATTAGCTGTGCTACCTGATAAAGATAGGGTAACTTTGTCAGTTGAAAATGATGGGATTAGTGCAAGTAATTCCAATGCACAAACAAGTAACAAAGAGCTAGGCAATGTTGAGAAAAGTGGCTTCATATCTGGCAGTCCTTTATCTGAGTCAATCTTAAATGAAGAGGTGAAACATGATGCTGTTCATGAGGAAGCACCAGCTGCTGTAACCAGTGTAGAAACAATTGCTTTAACTTTCAATGGTGAGCCTAACAATGAGGATTCTTCTGATATTTCCAAAGGGATTTCCTCCTCTCAAGATGATGCGAAAGGTGTTGAGGTAGGACATGAAGGTCCACCAGTTGATTCTGGTGAAAAAATCAAGGCTGAAGATGCAGGTACTCCAACAAAAACTGAAGAAGAAGGATCTCAACCTGTTACTGTGGGTGCACTGGACAAAGTTGATATGAAAATGAAAGATGTTGATCTCAAGGTGGAACCTCATTCTAGTCAGAAGGAGCAAGTGCATAGAGCTGTTTCTTCTCCTAGAAAAGTACAAGACCAACTTGATGAG GCTCAAGGACTACTTAAAACTGCAATATCTACTGGTCAGTCGAAAGAGGCAAGGTTAGCTCGG GTTTGTGCTGGACTTTCTTCACGTCTTCAAGAGTACAAATCTGAAAATGCACAGTTAGAGGAGCTTCTCGTTGCAGAG AGAGAGCTCAGTAAATCCTATGAAGTTCGCATGAAGCAGCTACAGAAAGATATATCTGCAGCCAAAAGTGAAGTAACCAAAGTGGAGTCAAATATGTCTGAAGCTTTGGCTGCAAAGAACTCTGAAATTGAGGCACTTGTCAGTTCTATGGATGCACTTAAAAAGCAGGCTGCTTTATCAGAAGGAAATCTGGCATCACTGCAG GCAAACATGGAGTCAATAATGAGAAATAGGGAGCTGACTGAAACAAGGATGATGCAA GCTCTAAGGGAGGAGTTGGCTTCTGCAGAACGCAGAGCGGAAGAAGAGCGTGCTGCACATAATGCAACAAAAATG GCTGCCATGGAGAGGGAGGTAGACTTGGAGCACCGAGCTATGGAGGCATCCACTGCTCTAGCTAGGATCCAG AGAACAGCAGATGAAAGAACAGCGAAGGTGGCAGAACTTGAGCAGAAAGTGGTGCTGCTTGAG GTTGAATGCACATCCTTAAATCAAGAGCTGCAAGATATGGAAGACCGTGCTCGTCGTGGACAAAAGAAGTCTTCTGAAGAGCCTCATCAAATGATTCAG ATGCAGGCATGGCAGGAAGAAGTGGAACGAGCCCGGCAAGGTCAGAGAGATGCTGAGAGCAAGCTCTCTTCTTTAGAG GCTGAAGTGCAAAAAATGAGAGTTGAAATGGCTGCCATGAAGAGAGATTCTGAGCATTATTCACGTCAA GAGCATATGGAGCTGGAGAAACGATACCGGGAACTAACTGATCTGTTG TATTATAAGCAAACACAATTGGAAGCCATGGCTAGTGAAAAAGCTGCTGCAGAATTTCAGTTAGAGAAAGAGATGAAACGCCTTCAAGAAGTTCAG GTAGAAGCAGAGAGAAGCAGATTTTCTCGTCGAGCATCATCTTCTTGGGAAGAAGACACCGACATGAAAGCACTTGA GCCTCTACCCTTGCATCACCGCCATATGGTTGGGGCGAGCATACAG TTGCAGAAGGCAGCAAAACTTTTAGATTCTGGAGCTGTCAGGGCCACTAGATTTTTGTGGCGATATCCAACTGCTCGACTCCTACTACTTTTCTATTTG GTATTTGTGCATCTTTTCCTGATGTATCTGCTACACCGACTTCAG GAGCAAGCTGATTCTTTTGCCTCTAGAGAAGTTGCGGAATCCATGGGACTTGGCAACCAAGCTTTGCCGTGA